A genome region from Streptomyces pratensis includes the following:
- a CDS encoding lantibiotic dehydratase, whose amino-acid sequence MTQLPLPDFDDRSFRAEELEEVTTGRLAWIRSIWHDPGIAQALRHASPVLAAEVEVLESANSPSTREVRRVGVSVARYLLRALHRATPFGLFAGVTTATFDAEPHARWGQNHVVVARAGAEWVGRLIEQLERSGELLPLLSVVVNNTTFERDGSLVVPYQDDGPTGQRRAVEASVELSAPVRLILRAADAPIRIGELAEKLMAEFPAVAPERVKRLLAGLVRRRVLITNLHAPATEIDALGHLVTQLDAVRAEDIRLLAPVVQELRAVHAGLEQCGTTEGRDAVATRMRDLVPGLRRHPLALDLCLDATVVLPDLVAREVERAATILTRICARPYGTESWNEYHQRFYERFGVGTMVPLLEVVADSGIGYPDGYPGGPTGASRRRLSPRDDVLLGLAQAAALDGRDEVVLTDEIVAALDRGPQEPRIPSHLEVSVRLHAATLAEVCRGRFTVELTSVSRGAGVTAGRFLSVLSTTQRECLRAELADLPTADEGTVAAQLSFPALLPDSTHVTRTPRVLPLVISLQEHRAPDAAVLSPADLALACDGRRMYLAAPDRGLRVEAVGMHALNLAEHTPPLARLITEVSRAQNAQVTRFDWGAAAAMPFLPRLRYGRIVLVAARWRLEAGDLPDRHRPGADWDAALSGWRERRRLPQHVHLVQDDRRLPLDLDEPGHRSLLRQHLDRAGTALLTEAALPGADGWTGGRAHEIAVPLKAVRSPAWPALPTPTTARTLSPAQIQTPATSPVLLVALYGDPRRQDALLTRHVPDLMRRLGSPRWWYVRFRDPRQHLRLRIALPDPEDFADTTHTVSVWADELRTAGLLADLRYPTSYRETGRWGSGPAWAAAEAVFRADSLATVAQLAQPVRPAQRTLVAAHFFAITSALLGSPDAGARWLIDHIEPTAPNPVPRSQFTAAVRLADPRGDWAALRSAPGGAAIVDAWAERTAALAAYGPHLSGPHADGIAVDGVLASLLHVHFVRHVAVDFPEEEVCQYLARAAALAFTARAGRRP is encoded by the coding sequence ATGACCCAGCTTCCCCTACCGGACTTCGACGACCGGTCCTTCCGAGCTGAGGAGCTGGAGGAGGTCACCACCGGACGCCTCGCCTGGATTCGCAGCATCTGGCACGACCCGGGCATCGCACAGGCCCTCCGTCATGCCAGTCCGGTTCTCGCCGCCGAAGTCGAGGTCCTGGAGAGCGCTAACTCCCCTTCTACCCGCGAAGTCCGCCGCGTTGGAGTGTCGGTGGCGCGCTACCTCCTGCGCGCGCTGCACCGGGCCACGCCGTTCGGACTGTTCGCCGGAGTCACCACGGCCACCTTCGACGCCGAGCCCCACGCCCGCTGGGGCCAGAACCACGTGGTCGTGGCCCGCGCCGGTGCGGAGTGGGTGGGGAGGCTGATCGAGCAGTTAGAAAGGAGCGGAGAGCTGCTGCCGCTCCTGTCAGTCGTCGTCAACAACACCACCTTCGAGCGCGACGGCAGTCTCGTCGTCCCCTACCAGGACGACGGGCCGACTGGTCAACGGCGAGCGGTCGAGGCGTCCGTCGAGCTGTCGGCGCCGGTCCGGCTTATTCTCCGCGCGGCTGACGCGCCGATCCGGATCGGGGAACTCGCCGAGAAGCTGATGGCCGAGTTCCCGGCCGTGGCCCCGGAGCGCGTCAAGCGGCTCCTCGCCGGCCTGGTGCGGCGGCGCGTACTGATCACCAACCTCCACGCGCCGGCGACCGAGATCGACGCGCTCGGTCACCTCGTTACCCAGCTCGACGCGGTCCGTGCCGAGGACATTCGTCTCCTGGCGCCCGTCGTCCAAGAGCTGCGCGCCGTCCACGCCGGGCTGGAGCAGTGCGGCACCACAGAGGGCCGGGACGCGGTAGCGACCCGGATGCGCGATCTGGTGCCGGGCCTCCGCCGTCACCCGCTCGCCCTGGACCTGTGCCTGGACGCCACCGTGGTGCTCCCCGATCTGGTCGCCCGCGAGGTCGAGCGCGCCGCCACGATCCTCACCAGGATCTGCGCCCGCCCGTACGGCACCGAGTCGTGGAACGAGTACCACCAGCGGTTCTACGAACGGTTCGGCGTCGGCACGATGGTGCCGCTGCTGGAGGTGGTCGCGGACAGCGGCATCGGCTACCCCGACGGATACCCGGGCGGGCCGACCGGAGCGAGCCGCCGGCGCCTGTCGCCGCGGGACGACGTGCTGCTCGGCCTCGCCCAGGCCGCCGCGCTCGACGGCCGCGACGAAGTCGTACTGACCGACGAGATCGTGGCCGCCCTGGACCGAGGCCCGCAGGAGCCGCGGATACCGTCCCACCTGGAGGTGAGTGTGCGGCTGCACGCGGCCACCCTCGCCGAAGTCTGCCGTGGGCGGTTCACCGTGGAGTTGACCAGCGTTTCACGCGGAGCCGGGGTTACCGCCGGACGCTTCCTCAGCGTCCTCTCGACCACACAACGCGAGTGCCTGCGCGCGGAGTTGGCTGACCTACCCACGGCTGACGAGGGCACGGTGGCGGCGCAGCTTTCCTTCCCCGCGCTGCTGCCCGACAGCACCCACGTCACCCGAACCCCGCGCGTGCTGCCGTTGGTGATCAGCCTGCAGGAGCACCGCGCCCCCGACGCCGCAGTGCTCTCGCCGGCGGATCTGGCGCTGGCGTGCGACGGCCGCCGGATGTACTTGGCGGCTCCGGACCGCGGGCTGCGCGTCGAGGCCGTCGGCATGCATGCACTGAACCTTGCCGAGCACACCCCGCCGCTGGCGCGGCTGATCACCGAGGTGTCCCGGGCGCAGAACGCCCAGGTCACCCGGTTCGACTGGGGCGCCGCCGCAGCGATGCCGTTCCTCCCTCGCCTGCGCTACGGCCGCATCGTGCTGGTCGCGGCCCGCTGGAGGTTGGAGGCCGGCGACCTCCCCGACCGTCACCGCCCCGGCGCGGACTGGGACGCGGCGCTGTCCGGCTGGCGGGAGCGCCGGCGCCTGCCGCAGCACGTGCACCTCGTCCAAGACGACCGGCGCCTGCCGCTCGACCTCGATGAGCCCGGCCACCGGAGCCTGCTGCGCCAGCACCTCGACCGCGCCGGTACGGCGCTGCTGACGGAAGCCGCTCTTCCCGGGGCGGACGGCTGGACCGGGGGCCGGGCCCACGAGATCGCGGTGCCCCTCAAAGCGGTCCGGTCTCCGGCCTGGCCTGCCCTTCCCACGCCGACCACCGCCCGCACGCTCTCCCCAGCCCAGATCCAGACCCCGGCCACCTCCCCGGTGCTCCTCGTAGCCCTGTACGGCGACCCGCGGCGTCAAGACGCCCTGCTGACCCGGCACGTGCCCGACCTGATGCGGCGCCTCGGCTCTCCTCGCTGGTGGTACGTCCGATTCCGCGACCCCCGGCAGCACCTTCGCCTGCGGATCGCGCTGCCGGACCCGGAGGACTTCGCCGACACCACCCACACGGTCAGCGTCTGGGCCGACGAGCTGCGGACCGCTGGGCTGTTGGCGGACCTGCGCTACCCCACCTCCTACCGCGAGACGGGCCGGTGGGGCTCCGGACCGGCATGGGCCGCGGCCGAGGCCGTGTTCCGCGCGGACTCACTGGCCACGGTGGCGCAGCTCGCCCAGCCCGTCCGGCCCGCGCAGCGCACGCTCGTGGCCGCGCACTTCTTCGCCATCACCTCCGCCCTCCTCGGCAGCCCGGACGCCGGCGCGCGCTGGCTGATCGACCACATCGAGCCGACCGCACCAAACCCGGTACCCCGCTCGCAGTTCACCGCCGCCGTGCGGCTGGCAGACCCGCGCGGTGACTGGGCGGCCCTGCGGTCAGCGCCCGGCGGCGCCGCGATCGTGGACGCCTGGGCCGAGCGCACCGCTGCGCTCGCCGCGTACGGGCCGCACCTGTCCGGCCCCCACGCCGACGGCATCGCCGTGGACGGCGTGCTGGCCTCCCTGCTGCACGTCCACTTCGTGCGGCATGTCGCGGTGGACTTCCCCGAGGAAGAGGTCTGCCAGTACTTGGCCCGGGCCGCCGCCCTGGCCTTCACCGCCCGTGCCGGGAGGCGACCGTGA
- the fxlM gene encoding methyltransferase, FxLD system has product MCPDRWQQHNITFPDQDTGRRAVTERLAPVLLAAEADGQFSGWWFMNKQPWRLRYVADQPSPTVLTLLHEWVADGTAQSCTTGNYEPETEAFGGADAMTSAHALFHEDSRHLLTYPVKDGHLGRRETAILLMSSLMRASGLDWFEQGDVWAKVSALRPGTGTPGSPRLTSAMRTLMTTEARSLCRERGPLDGHGDWVAAFERVGTTLAYLAAQGDLTRGLRAVIAHHAIFHANRAGLPSADQHTLFNIAREAIMGSSENTASPTKSGFAAHSVSTVNTDTLTAPGANAEQLRNALVDQIKAEGHARTPAVEAALRAVPRHLFVPDTSLADAYDNSPVNVKYDPEGTSISCASQPAVVALMLDQLEAQPGEHILELGAGTGYNAALIGHLVGPSGHVTTIDVDDDLVEGARAHLAAAGATNVEALTRDGALGHAEGAPYDRIIATVGAHGIPHAWLDQLAEGGRLVTPQRLTGSVSRSIIYVAREGRWHSVGSEMNTFMPLRRGIADDDRRAVPLSTDGAVRLQAPAGLALDADALAGVLDQPRVEEWTGMTVCAGESPEWMELFVSCVVPSGLIRMLFPQSAKGTVLTDDPYPSATAAVEKGAVTYLARRPSEQKTPEGDKLWEFGVIGHGPGSDELAAKVAEAVRAWDREYRGRVATFEILPLDAPADEQPGVFVLGTPLNRVRVTWQ; this is encoded by the coding sequence ATGTGCCCCGACCGCTGGCAGCAGCACAACATCACCTTCCCCGACCAGGACACCGGGCGACGGGCTGTCACGGAACGCCTCGCCCCCGTTCTGCTCGCCGCCGAGGCCGACGGGCAGTTCAGCGGCTGGTGGTTCATGAACAAGCAGCCCTGGCGCCTCCGGTACGTCGCCGACCAGCCGTCACCGACCGTGCTGACTCTGCTGCACGAGTGGGTGGCCGACGGCACCGCACAGTCCTGCACGACCGGGAACTACGAGCCGGAGACCGAGGCGTTCGGCGGGGCGGACGCCATGACGTCCGCGCACGCCCTCTTCCACGAGGACAGCCGCCACCTGCTCACCTATCCCGTCAAGGACGGGCACCTGGGGCGGCGCGAGACCGCCATCCTGCTGATGAGCAGCCTGATGCGCGCCTCGGGTCTCGACTGGTTCGAGCAGGGCGACGTGTGGGCGAAGGTCTCCGCACTACGCCCCGGTACCGGCACGCCCGGGTCTCCGCGCCTTACCTCGGCAATGCGGACTCTGATGACCACCGAAGCCCGCAGCCTGTGCCGCGAGCGCGGGCCGCTGGACGGCCACGGCGACTGGGTCGCCGCCTTCGAGCGTGTCGGCACCACGCTCGCCTACCTTGCCGCCCAGGGCGACCTGACCCGCGGACTACGCGCCGTCATCGCGCACCACGCCATATTCCACGCCAACCGTGCCGGTCTGCCGTCCGCCGACCAGCACACCCTGTTCAACATCGCACGAGAGGCAATCATGGGTTCGAGTGAAAACACCGCGTCACCAACCAAATCAGGCTTTGCGGCCCATAGCGTCAGCACGGTGAACACCGACACACTCACCGCCCCCGGGGCCAACGCCGAACAGCTCCGCAACGCCCTGGTCGACCAGATCAAGGCCGAGGGCCACGCCCGCACCCCCGCGGTCGAGGCCGCCCTGCGCGCCGTGCCCCGGCACCTGTTCGTCCCTGACACCTCGCTGGCCGACGCCTACGACAACAGCCCGGTCAACGTGAAGTACGACCCCGAGGGCACCTCGATCTCCTGCGCCTCCCAGCCAGCCGTCGTCGCCCTCATGCTGGACCAGCTCGAAGCCCAGCCGGGCGAGCACATCCTCGAACTCGGCGCCGGTACCGGCTACAACGCCGCCCTGATCGGCCACCTCGTCGGCCCGAGCGGACACGTCACCACCATCGACGTCGATGACGACCTGGTCGAAGGCGCCCGAGCCCACCTCGCCGCCGCTGGAGCCACCAACGTCGAAGCCCTGACGCGCGACGGCGCCCTCGGCCATGCCGAAGGTGCCCCGTACGACCGGATCATCGCCACCGTCGGCGCGCACGGCATCCCCCACGCCTGGCTCGACCAGCTCGCCGAGGGCGGCCGACTCGTCACCCCGCAGCGACTCACGGGCAGCGTCTCGCGCTCCATCATCTACGTGGCGCGCGAAGGCCGGTGGCATTCGGTCGGCTCGGAGATGAACACCTTCATGCCGCTGCGCCGGGGCATCGCCGACGACGACCGCCGCGCCGTGCCGCTCAGCACGGACGGCGCCGTGCGCCTCCAGGCCCCGGCCGGCCTGGCGCTCGACGCCGACGCCCTTGCCGGTGTCCTTGACCAGCCGCGCGTCGAGGAGTGGACCGGGATGACGGTCTGCGCGGGGGAGTCCCCGGAATGGATGGAGCTGTTCGTCTCCTGCGTCGTGCCATCCGGGCTGATCCGGATGCTCTTCCCTCAGTCCGCCAAGGGCACGGTGCTGACCGATGACCCCTACCCCTCGGCCACGGCCGCCGTCGAGAAGGGTGCCGTCACCTATCTCGCACGGCGTCCCTCGGAGCAGAAGACCCCCGAGGGCGACAAGCTCTGGGAGTTCGGCGTCATCGGCCACGGCCCCGGGAGCGACGAGCTGGCCGCCAAGGTCGCCGAGGCCGTCCGCGCCTGGGACCGCGAGTACCGCGGCCGGGTCGCCACCTTCGAGATCCTGCCACTCGACGCGCCCGCGGACGAGCAGCCCGGTGTCTTCGTCCTCGGCACCCCGCTGAACCGCGTCCGCGTCACCTGGCAGTAG
- a CDS encoding lanthionine synthetase C family protein, whose product MTHTAAAVAAAIADRLAHPDQAPTAATDDASRQHLAYGPTGIALLHIERAAAGLAPWQRAHDWLAAATREPFTSGPDSHPFYGAPALAHAVACAADQLPDSYRRGLDVLDRQVTADARRRLDLAHRRIDAWQLPALAEFDAIRGLSGYGAYLLRRDPAGPVTRAVLDYCVRLTEPVIHSRERLPGWWVLTGSSGRPDDHFPGGHANHGMAHGIGAVLALLALAARRGTTVTGHHQAMRTILAWLERWKVPTGRGTAWPYWITREELRSGRPAASAPRRPSWCYGTAGLARAQQLAALALGDSDFQVEAEAALLDALSDRVQLRVTTDNGLCHGFAGLIHIAARAAADADRATAGQLRAAIPVLLTVLVPPGSAPGDAAALLLKDAAGAGLLDGAAGTALGLLTADSTDPPRTAWDACLLTA is encoded by the coding sequence GTGACCCACACAGCAGCCGCGGTGGCCGCCGCCATCGCCGACCGGCTCGCCCACCCCGACCAGGCGCCGACGGCGGCCACTGACGACGCCAGCCGGCAACACCTCGCCTACGGCCCGACAGGCATCGCCCTGTTGCACATCGAACGCGCCGCGGCCGGGCTTGCCCCCTGGCAGCGCGCCCACGACTGGCTGGCCGCCGCGACCCGCGAGCCCTTCACCAGCGGACCCGACAGCCACCCCTTCTACGGCGCCCCGGCGCTCGCCCATGCCGTGGCGTGCGCCGCCGACCAGCTTCCGGACTCCTACCGGCGCGGCCTCGATGTGCTGGACCGGCAGGTGACGGCGGACGCCCGGAGGCGCCTTGACCTCGCGCACCGCCGGATCGACGCCTGGCAGCTTCCGGCGCTCGCCGAGTTCGACGCCATCCGGGGCCTGAGCGGGTACGGCGCCTACCTGCTGCGCCGCGACCCGGCGGGCCCGGTGACCCGGGCCGTTCTCGACTACTGCGTGCGCCTGACCGAGCCGGTCATCCACAGCCGCGAACGCCTGCCGGGCTGGTGGGTACTGACCGGGTCGTCCGGCCGTCCGGACGACCACTTCCCCGGCGGGCACGCCAACCACGGCATGGCGCACGGCATCGGCGCGGTCCTCGCGCTGCTGGCGCTCGCCGCCCGCCGCGGCACCACCGTCACCGGCCACCATCAGGCGATGCGCACCATCCTGGCCTGGCTGGAGCGGTGGAAGGTGCCCACCGGGCGCGGCACGGCTTGGCCGTACTGGATAACCCGCGAGGAACTGCGCAGCGGGCGGCCCGCGGCCTCGGCACCGCGGCGGCCGAGCTGGTGCTACGGCACCGCGGGCTTGGCCCGTGCCCAGCAGCTCGCCGCGCTCGCCCTCGGCGACAGCGATTTCCAGGTCGAGGCCGAGGCCGCCTTGCTGGACGCGCTGAGCGACCGCGTGCAGCTTCGCGTCACGACGGACAACGGCCTGTGCCACGGCTTCGCCGGTTTGATCCACATCGCGGCGCGTGCCGCCGCGGATGCCGACCGGGCCACCGCCGGCCAGCTCCGCGCAGCCATCCCCGTCCTTCTCACCGTGCTGGTCCCGCCCGGCTCCGCCCCCGGCGACGCCGCCGCCCTGCTGCTGAAGGACGCGGCGGGCGCCGGTCTCCTCGACGGCGCCGCCGGAACCGCGCTGGGACTGCTCACCGCGGACAGCACGGACCCGCCCCGCACGGCCTGGGACGCCTGCCTACTCACCGCCTGA